The genomic segment GGACGCATGGCCCACGGTGAAGACGAAAATCCTGACACAGAAGGAGAATCCATGACAGAGTCGTCGCCGAAGGGCGCCGAGCCCCGGCACCGCATGGTCTCGGCAGGCGACCTGCGCTGGCACATCGTGGAGGCCGGCGAGGGACCGACCGTTGTCCTGGCCGCGGGCTTTCCCCAGAGCGTGTACGCGTGGCGCCGGGTCGTGCCCCTGCTCGCCGGGAACCACCACGTGATCGCGGTCGACCTGCCCGGCCAGGGTGACTCCGACAAGCCCGTGGGCGGCTACGACACCTGGACGACCGCCGAGCGCCTGCACGACCTGCTCGCCCGGCTCGGCGAGGACCGCTACGTGCTGGTCGGGCACGACGTCGGCGCGTGGGTGGGTTATCCGTTCGCCCACCGGTACCCCGAGCGGCTGCGCGGGCTGGTGCTGCTCGACGGGAACATCCCGGGCGTCACCCTGCGGCCGACGATCACGCTCGGCCCGGACAACTGGCGCAACTGGCACTTCCTGTTCAACCCGATCCCGGATCTTCCCGAG from the Amycolatopsis magusensis genome contains:
- a CDS encoding alpha/beta fold hydrolase; this translates as MTESSPKGAEPRHRMVSAGDLRWHIVEAGEGPTVVLAAGFPQSVYAWRRVVPLLAGNHHVIAVDLPGQGDSDKPVGGYDTWTTAERLHDLLARLGEDRYVLVGHDVGAWVGYPFAHRYPERLRGLVLLDGNIPGVTLRPTITLGPDNWRNWHFLFNPIPDLPEALLSGRERVLIEWFFSRKTANWRETFTREDIDEYERAYATHGGLRGMLGYYRAVLEDIERNTTLMHQQITVPVLALGGEVGSAPDLYESMKPLAADVRGGVIAGSGHYIPEEKPAELVAEIARFSADLPA